The Pantoea vagans genome includes a window with the following:
- the poxB gene encoding ubiquinone-dependent pyruvate dehydrogenase produces the protein MKQTVAALLAKTLESAGVKRIWGVTGDSLNGLSDSLNRMGTIEWMPTRHEEVAAFAAGAEAQISGELAVCAGSCGPGNLHLINGLFDCHRNHVPVLAIAAHIPSSEIGSGYFQETHPQELFRECSHYCELVSNPEQLPQVLGIAMRKAILNRGVSVIVLPGDVALKPAPEGARSEWYPPQLPHVVPSASEIARMAETLNGAQNITLMCGSGCAGAHAEVVKLAETLKAPVVHAMRGKEHIEYDNPYDVGMTGLIGFSSGYHAMMNADTLVLLGTQFPYRPFYPAEARIIQIDINPASLGAHSHVDMALVGDIKATLQALQPQLSRKSDRQHLDSALEHYVDARKGLDDLATANDKQAIHPQYLAQQISQYAADDAIFTCDVGTPTVWAARYLKMNGKRRLLGSFNHGSMANAMPQALGAQAIDKQRQVVALCGDGGFSMLMGDFISVAQLKLPVKLVIFNNSVLGFVAMEMKAGGYLTDGTDLENPDFAAIAAACGIKGIRVEKASDLNGALEQAFAHDGPVLVDVITAKEELSMPPQIKAEQAKGFSLYMLRAILNGRGDEIVELAKTNWLR, from the coding sequence ATGAAACAAACTGTGGCAGCACTGCTGGCCAAAACCCTGGAGAGCGCGGGCGTAAAGCGTATCTGGGGCGTCACAGGTGACTCTCTCAACGGGTTGAGCGACAGCCTGAATCGGATGGGCACCATCGAATGGATGCCCACGCGCCATGAAGAGGTCGCCGCCTTTGCGGCCGGAGCCGAAGCCCAAATCAGCGGTGAACTGGCAGTGTGCGCTGGCTCCTGTGGCCCCGGTAACCTGCATCTGATTAACGGCTTGTTCGATTGCCACCGCAATCACGTTCCGGTGCTGGCGATTGCCGCACACATCCCTTCCAGTGAAATTGGCAGCGGCTACTTTCAGGAAACGCACCCGCAGGAGCTGTTCCGTGAATGCAGCCACTATTGCGAGCTGGTTTCCAACCCGGAGCAGTTACCGCAGGTGCTGGGGATTGCAATGCGCAAAGCGATCCTCAATCGCGGTGTGTCGGTGATTGTACTGCCCGGCGATGTGGCGTTAAAACCCGCGCCAGAAGGCGCACGCAGTGAGTGGTATCCACCACAACTGCCACACGTTGTCCCCTCAGCCAGCGAAATTGCCCGCATGGCCGAAACCCTGAACGGCGCGCAAAATATTACCTTGATGTGCGGCAGCGGTTGTGCCGGGGCTCATGCTGAAGTGGTGAAGCTGGCAGAGACCCTGAAAGCGCCAGTGGTGCACGCGATGCGCGGTAAAGAGCACATCGAGTACGATAATCCTTACGATGTCGGCATGACGGGTCTGATTGGCTTCTCTTCCGGCTATCACGCCATGATGAACGCCGATACGCTGGTGCTGCTCGGTACCCAATTCCCCTACCGTCCGTTCTATCCCGCGGAAGCCAGGATTATCCAGATCGATATCAATCCGGCCAGCCTCGGCGCGCATAGCCATGTTGATATGGCGCTGGTCGGTGACATTAAAGCCACGTTACAGGCGCTGCAACCTCAGCTCAGCCGTAAAAGCGATCGTCAACATCTCGACAGCGCGTTGGAGCACTATGTTGATGCCCGTAAAGGGCTGGACGATCTGGCCACCGCCAATGATAAACAAGCCATTCACCCACAATATCTGGCACAGCAAATCAGCCAGTACGCCGCTGACGATGCCATTTTCACCTGTGACGTCGGCACCCCTACCGTCTGGGCAGCACGCTATTTAAAGATGAACGGCAAACGTCGTCTGTTAGGGTCGTTCAATCATGGTTCGATGGCCAACGCGATGCCGCAGGCATTGGGCGCGCAGGCCATTGACAAACAGCGTCAGGTGGTGGCGCTTTGTGGTGATGGCGGTTTCAGCATGCTGATGGGCGATTTCATCTCCGTGGCGCAACTCAAGTTGCCGGTGAAGCTGGTGATCTTCAATAACAGCGTGCTGGGCTTTGTGGCGATGGAGATGAAAGCGGGCGGCTATCTCACTGATGGTACGGATCTGGAAAACCCTGATTTCGCCGCTATCGCTGCCGCCTGTGGCATCAAAGGCATTCGCGTCGAGAAAGCCTCAGACCTTAATGGCGCTCTGGAACAGGCTTTTGCGCATGACGGACCGGTGCTGGTCGATGTGATTACTGCCAAAGAAGAGTTGTCGATGCCGCCGCAGATCAAAGCCGAACAGGCCAAAGGATTCAGTTTGTACATGCTGCGTGCGATTCTTAATGGTCGCGGTGATGAGATTGTAGAACTGGCGAAAACTAACTGGCTGAGGTAA
- the ltaE gene encoding low-specificity L-threonine aldolase, whose amino-acid sequence MIDLRSDTVTRPSAAMLDAMMAAETGDDVYRDDPTVNALEAEAARLSGKAAALFFPTGTQANLVALLCHCQRGDEYIVGQQAHNYKYEAGGAAVLGSIQPQPISHAEDGSLPLADIIAAIKPDDIHFARTRLLSLENTHHGKVLSQRYLEQAWELTRERKLALHIDGARIFNAVVAQNLELKDIARYCDTLTICLSKGLGTPVGSLLCGDEAYIEQARRWRKMTGGGMRQSGILAAAGLYALKHNVSRLKEDHDNAAWLGEQLSAIGVEVMNQHTNMLFVKVPSEQVEALKSWMHSGDVLISVGPVTRIVTHIDVTRQDLQRLVAHWQAFQQQ is encoded by the coding sequence GTGATCGATTTACGCAGTGATACCGTAACCCGCCCGAGTGCCGCCATGTTGGATGCAATGATGGCCGCCGAAACTGGCGATGATGTCTATCGCGATGATCCCACCGTGAATGCCTTGGAAGCAGAAGCCGCGCGTTTGAGTGGCAAAGCGGCTGCTTTGTTCTTCCCTACCGGCACCCAAGCCAATCTGGTGGCGTTGCTGTGTCACTGTCAGCGCGGCGACGAGTATATCGTGGGTCAGCAGGCACATAACTACAAATACGAAGCGGGCGGTGCTGCAGTGCTTGGCAGTATTCAACCCCAACCGATTTCCCACGCCGAAGATGGTTCGCTGCCGCTGGCTGATATTATCGCCGCCATCAAACCGGATGATATCCATTTCGCCCGCACACGCCTGTTGAGCCTGGAAAACACCCATCACGGCAAAGTGCTGTCACAGCGCTATCTGGAACAGGCATGGGAATTAACCCGTGAGCGTAAACTGGCGCTGCACATTGATGGCGCGCGCATTTTTAATGCGGTTGTGGCACAAAACCTTGAGCTGAAAGATATCGCACGTTACTGCGACACCCTGACCATTTGCCTGTCAAAAGGGCTGGGCACGCCGGTCGGCTCGCTGCTGTGTGGTGACGAAGCCTACATTGAACAGGCGCGTCGCTGGCGTAAAATGACCGGCGGCGGCATGCGCCAGTCAGGGATTCTTGCGGCGGCTGGCTTATATGCCCTCAAACACAACGTGTCACGCCTGAAAGAGGATCACGATAATGCGGCGTGGCTCGGAGAACAACTCAGCGCCATTGGTGTGGAGGTGATGAATCAACACACCAACATGCTGTTTGTGAAGGTGCCCTCGGAGCAGGTTGAAGCACTGAAAAGCTGGATGCATTCAGGCGATGTGTTGATCAGCGTAGGCCCGGTGACACGTATCGTGACGCACATCGATGTCACCCGTCAGGATTTGCAACGCCTGGTTGCGCACTGGCAAGCGTTCCAACAGCAGTAA
- a CDS encoding N-acetylmuramoyl-L-alanine amidase, which produces MRLIALLAAALLLSACQSSIEPRHGYWVDTAHPAQGARPRVKVVVIHYTAEDFPSSLATLTDREVSAHYLIPQQPEQKRGQGVIWQLVPESELAWHAGPSFWRGATRINDTSIGIEIVNRGYTRTLTGVEWQPFTPAQISVLVALVKDITQRYAITPENLVGHSDIAPQRKQDPGPLFPWQQLAAQGLGAWPDQATVQLYLHGQAVDAPVDQSELLDALQRYGYDVASATTPQMQRKLIAAFQMHFRSRDYRGIADAETLAIARALLAKYGAAQ; this is translated from the coding sequence ATGCGATTGATTGCTCTGCTGGCAGCGGCGTTGCTGCTCAGTGCCTGCCAGTCCTCGATTGAGCCGCGTCACGGTTACTGGGTGGATACCGCCCATCCGGCGCAGGGTGCGCGCCCGAGAGTGAAAGTGGTGGTGATCCACTACACCGCTGAAGACTTCCCCTCTTCACTGGCCACACTCACCGATCGTGAGGTCAGCGCCCATTATTTGATCCCACAGCAGCCAGAACAGAAACGCGGGCAGGGTGTGATATGGCAACTGGTGCCGGAAAGTGAACTGGCGTGGCACGCCGGGCCGAGTTTCTGGCGAGGTGCCACTCGTATCAATGACACGTCGATTGGCATTGAGATTGTGAATCGTGGCTACACGCGAACCTTAACGGGCGTGGAGTGGCAGCCCTTCACGCCGGCACAAATCAGCGTGCTGGTGGCACTGGTGAAAGACATCACCCAGCGCTATGCCATCACGCCCGAGAATCTGGTGGGTCACAGTGATATCGCGCCGCAGCGTAAACAGGACCCCGGCCCGCTCTTTCCCTGGCAGCAACTGGCCGCGCAGGGTTTAGGGGCGTGGCCCGATCAGGCCACAGTGCAGCTTTATTTACACGGTCAGGCGGTCGATGCACCCGTTGATCAGTCAGAACTGCTGGATGCGTTGCAGCGCTACGGCTATGACGTGGCATCGGCCACGACACCACAGATGCAGCGCAAGCTGATTGCGGCGTTTCAGATGCATTTCCGCTCGCGGGATTATCGTGGGATAGCGGATGCAGAAACGCTGGCGATTGCCCGTGCGCTGCTGGCGAAATACGGTGCGGCGCAGTAA
- a CDS encoding heavy metal-binding domain-containing protein, which translates to MKFSTTPTLEGHSISEYCGVVTGEAILGANIFRDFFAGIRDIVGGRSGAYEKELRKARQIAFEELEEQAKALGANAVVGIDIDYETVGKDSSMLMVSVTGTAVIIR; encoded by the coding sequence ATGAAATTTTCCACCACGCCCACGCTGGAAGGGCACAGCATCAGCGAATATTGCGGTGTCGTCACCGGTGAAGCGATTCTGGGGGCCAACATCTTCCGCGACTTCTTTGCCGGCATTCGTGACATCGTCGGCGGCCGTTCTGGTGCCTATGAGAAAGAGCTGCGAAAAGCGCGCCAGATTGCGTTTGAAGAACTCGAAGAGCAGGCCAAAGCGCTGGGTGCGAACGCGGTAGTAGGTATTGATATTGATTACGAAACGGTGGGCAAAGACAGCAGCATGCTGATGGTCAGCGTGACCGGCACTGCCGTGATCATTCGCTGA
- a CDS encoding lipoprotein, which translates to MRNNAFALLVPAALLLSACTTVEPVTKDNGPRTASCIDGGPDSVAQQFYDLRISQPTQGLPNSATLAKYRPYLSDRLYQKLLSASTQSNKPASWSQGDLFSSLSQGPTSADVASASTIPNRDARNIPLRVALSRDGKSWNDEVLMIQEGTCWAVDDIRYVGDWPHAGGGSLSQLLEEKK; encoded by the coding sequence ATGAGAAACAATGCCTTTGCGCTGCTTGTTCCCGCTGCGTTACTGCTCAGTGCTTGTACCACCGTCGAACCGGTGACCAAGGATAATGGACCGCGTACCGCCAGCTGTATCGACGGTGGTCCGGATAGCGTTGCGCAGCAGTTTTACGATTTACGTATTAGCCAACCCACTCAGGGCCTGCCGAACAGCGCAACCCTGGCAAAATATCGCCCCTACCTGAGCGATCGCCTGTATCAGAAACTGTTGAGCGCCAGCACGCAAAGTAACAAGCCTGCGTCATGGAGTCAGGGTGACCTGTTCTCCAGCCTGTCGCAGGGGCCGACGTCAGCGGATGTCGCCAGCGCCTCAACCATTCCGAACCGCGATGCCCGCAACATCCCGCTGCGCGTCGCATTAAGCCGCGATGGCAAAAGCTGGAATGATGAAGTGCTGATGATTCAGGAAGGCACCTGCTGGGCAGTGGATGATATCCGCTATGTGGGCGACTGGCCGCATGCAGGTGGTGGCTCGCTCAGCCAACTGCTGGAAGAGAAAAAATAG
- the artP gene encoding arginine ABC transporter ATP-binding protein ArtP, with product MSIQLNAINCFYGAHQALFDINLACPQGETLVLLGPSGAGKSSLLRVLNLLEQPRSGSLQIAGNHFDFSKAPSDSAIRELRQNVGMVFQQYNLWPHLTVVQNLIEAPCRVLGLSKDAARARADKLLDRLRLTPFADRFPLHLSGGQQQRVAIARALMMEPQVLLFDEPTAALDPEITAQIVSIIRELAQTQITQVIVTHEVEVARKTASRVVYMENGHIVEQGDASHFSQPQTEAFAHYLSH from the coding sequence ATGAGTATTCAACTAAACGCCATTAACTGTTTTTACGGTGCCCATCAGGCGCTGTTCGATATCAACCTGGCTTGTCCGCAGGGAGAAACGCTGGTGTTGCTCGGCCCAAGTGGCGCGGGTAAAAGTTCGCTCCTGCGCGTCCTTAATCTGCTGGAGCAGCCGCGTTCCGGTAGCCTGCAGATTGCCGGTAATCACTTTGACTTCAGCAAAGCACCGTCTGATAGCGCGATCCGCGAACTGCGCCAGAACGTCGGCATGGTGTTCCAGCAATACAATCTGTGGCCGCATCTCACCGTGGTGCAAAATCTGATTGAAGCGCCGTGCCGGGTGCTGGGTCTCAGCAAAGACGCCGCGCGTGCGCGTGCTGACAAACTGCTGGACCGCCTGCGTCTGACGCCTTTTGCTGACCGTTTCCCGCTGCACCTTTCCGGTGGCCAGCAGCAACGCGTGGCGATTGCCCGTGCGTTGATGATGGAACCCCAGGTGCTGCTGTTTGATGAACCTACCGCCGCACTCGACCCCGAAATCACCGCGCAGATCGTCAGCATCATTCGTGAACTGGCGCAGACCCAAATCACGCAGGTGATTGTGACCCACGAAGTGGAAGTGGCGCGTAAAACGGCCAGCCGCGTGGTGTACATGGAGAATGGTCATATTGTTGAGCAAGGCGATGCCAGCCACTTTTCACAGCCGCAAACCGAAGCGTTTGCACATTATCTTTCGCACTAA
- the artJ gene encoding arginine ABC transporter substrate-binding protein: MKKVVLAALLAGLSLSASAAQTLRFATEASYPPFEFVDSDNKIQGFDVDLANALCKEIDATCTFTNQAFDSLIPSLKFRRFDAVMAGMDITPEREKQVLFSKPYYDNSAIFIAQKGKLADVAALKGKRVGVQNGTTHQKYLSDKHSDITVVPYDSYQNAVLDLKNGRIDAVFGDTAVVNEWLKQNDNLAPLGEKVTDKDYFGTGLGIAVRQGNTDLQGKFNTALEKIKADGTYKTIYNKWFQQ; this comes from the coding sequence ATGAAAAAAGTCGTACTTGCTGCACTGCTTGCCGGTCTGAGCCTCAGCGCTTCTGCTGCGCAGACCCTGCGTTTCGCCACCGAAGCCTCTTATCCGCCGTTTGAGTTTGTCGATTCCGACAACAAAATTCAGGGCTTCGATGTCGATCTGGCCAATGCGCTGTGTAAAGAGATTGATGCAACCTGTACTTTCACCAACCAGGCGTTTGACAGCCTGATCCCAAGCCTGAAATTCCGTCGTTTCGACGCGGTGATGGCGGGTATGGACATCACCCCTGAGCGTGAAAAGCAGGTGCTGTTCTCCAAGCCTTACTATGATAACTCCGCCATCTTTATCGCGCAGAAAGGCAAGCTGGCCGATGTTGCCGCGCTGAAAGGCAAACGCGTTGGCGTGCAAAACGGCACCACGCACCAGAAATACCTGTCTGACAAACACAGCGACATCACCGTTGTGCCTTATGACAGCTACCAGAATGCGGTGCTGGATCTGAAAAACGGTCGTATCGATGCCGTGTTTGGTGATACCGCGGTGGTGAACGAGTGGCTGAAACAGAATGACAACCTCGCACCATTGGGTGAAAAAGTGACGGATAAAGATTACTTCGGTACCGGTTTGGGTATCGCGGTGCGTCAGGGCAATACCGATCTGCAGGGCAAATTCAACACCGCTCTGGAAAAGATCAAAGCTGACGGCACCTACAAAACCATCTACAACAAATGGTTCCAGCAGTAA
- the artQ gene encoding arginine ABC transporter permease ArtQ, with amino-acid sequence MNELIPLASAAGMTVGLAVCALIAGLVLAMIFAGWEMVRWKPLAWIGTLLVTLIRGLPEILVVLFIYFGASQLLLTLSDGFHINLGLFSIPVQVQIENFDVSPFLCGVIALAMLYSAYASQTLRGALKAVPVGQWESGQALGLKKSAIFFRLIMPQMWRHALPGLGNQWLVLLKDTALVSLISVNDIMLQTKSIATRTQEPFTWYLAAAAIYLIITLFSQAVLRRIESRTTRFERGA; translated from the coding sequence ATGAATGAACTCATTCCACTCGCAAGCGCCGCCGGCATGACCGTCGGCCTTGCTGTTTGTGCATTGATCGCCGGCCTTGTGCTGGCGATGATCTTTGCTGGCTGGGAGATGGTGCGCTGGAAACCGCTGGCGTGGATCGGCACCCTGTTGGTGACCCTGATTCGCGGTTTGCCGGAAATTCTGGTGGTGCTGTTTATCTATTTTGGCGCGTCACAGCTCTTATTGACGCTCTCTGATGGCTTCCACATCAATCTCGGCCTGTTCAGCATTCCTGTACAGGTGCAGATTGAAAACTTTGATGTCAGCCCCTTCCTGTGCGGGGTGATTGCGCTGGCGATGCTCTATTCCGCTTACGCGTCCCAAACCCTGCGCGGTGCGTTAAAAGCCGTTCCAGTTGGACAGTGGGAATCAGGTCAGGCGTTGGGCCTGAAGAAGTCGGCGATTTTCTTCCGCCTGATTATGCCGCAAATGTGGCGTCACGCACTGCCAGGCCTTGGTAATCAGTGGCTGGTGTTACTGAAAGATACCGCGCTGGTGTCACTGATCAGTGTTAATGACATCATGCTGCAAACCAAAAGTATTGCCACGCGCACCCAAGAGCCTTTCACCTGGTATCTGGCGGCGGCGGCCATCTACCTGATCATTACGCTGTTCAGTCAGGCGGTCTTGCGCCGTATTGAATCGCGCACCACGCGTTTTGAGCGGGGGGCCTGA
- the artM gene encoding arginine ABC transporter permease ArtM encodes MLDYLPELLKGLHTSLTLTVASLIAALVLSVLCTIVLALKVPVMNALVKGYITVFTGTPLLVQIFLIYYGPGQFPSIQNVPWLWHLLSQPWLCALLALSLNSAAYTTQLFYGAVKAIPSGQWQSCAALGMNRKDTLRILLPYAFKRALSSYSNEVVLVFKSTSLAYTITLMEVMGHGQLLYGRTYDISVYAAAGLIYLVVNGLLTLMMRLIEKRALAFEQRN; translated from the coding sequence ATGCTGGATTATTTACCCGAATTGCTAAAAGGGCTGCACACTAGCCTGACGCTCACCGTGGCATCGTTAATCGCTGCGCTGGTGCTGTCAGTCTTGTGCACCATTGTGCTGGCATTAAAAGTGCCGGTAATGAATGCCTTGGTGAAAGGCTATATCACGGTGTTTACCGGTACACCGCTGTTGGTGCAGATCTTTCTGATTTACTACGGACCCGGCCAATTCCCGAGCATTCAGAATGTGCCATGGCTGTGGCATCTGCTTTCGCAACCCTGGCTGTGTGCGCTGCTGGCGCTTTCGTTGAACAGTGCCGCCTATACCACGCAGCTGTTTTACGGTGCGGTAAAGGCGATTCCGTCCGGCCAATGGCAATCTTGTGCGGCACTGGGCATGAATCGCAAGGATACGCTGCGCATTTTGCTGCCTTATGCCTTCAAGCGCGCCCTATCCTCGTATTCCAATGAAGTGGTACTGGTGTTTAAGAGTACCTCTCTGGCATACACCATTACGCTGATGGAAGTAATGGGACACGGGCAGCTGCTTTATGGCCGCACCTATGACATCTCAGTCTACGCCGCCGCTGGCTTGATTTATCTGGTGGTCAACGGTCTGCTGACCTTGATGATGCGGTTGATTGAGAAGCGCGCGCTGGCATTTGAACAGCGGAACTGA
- the artJ gene encoding arginine ABC transporter substrate-binding protein has protein sequence MKKWIVAAALATLAMNAYAAEKIRFAASATYPPFESLDHDNQIVGFDIDLAKALCQQMKAECTFTNNAFDSLIPSLKFRRYDAVISGMDITAERSKQVDFSQPYYANSAIVIAHKGQFTDFSQLKGKRVGVENGTTHQKYLLEKHPEVIAVAYDSYQNAILDLKNGRLNGVFGDSAVVNQWLKANDDLSTVGEHITDTEYFGTGLGIAVRKGNEPLLKELNSALEALKTNGTWQQINQKWFPE, from the coding sequence ATGAAAAAATGGATTGTTGCCGCGGCACTGGCAACACTGGCAATGAATGCTTATGCGGCAGAAAAAATCCGCTTCGCCGCTTCTGCGACTTACCCCCCTTTTGAATCACTCGATCACGACAACCAGATTGTCGGCTTCGATATCGATCTGGCCAAAGCGCTGTGCCAGCAGATGAAAGCGGAATGCACCTTCACTAACAACGCCTTTGATAGCCTGATCCCTTCACTGAAATTCCGTCGCTATGATGCGGTGATTTCCGGTATGGATATTACTGCCGAGCGCAGCAAGCAGGTCGATTTTTCCCAACCCTATTACGCCAACTCCGCCATTGTGATTGCCCATAAAGGCCAGTTTACCGATTTCAGCCAGCTGAAAGGCAAACGTGTTGGCGTGGAAAATGGCACCACGCACCAGAAATATCTGCTGGAGAAACATCCTGAAGTGATCGCCGTGGCCTATGACAGCTACCAGAATGCGATCCTGGATTTGAAAAATGGTCGCCTGAATGGCGTATTTGGCGACAGCGCGGTGGTCAATCAGTGGCTTAAAGCCAATGATGACCTCAGTACCGTCGGTGAGCACATCACGGATACCGAATACTTTGGCACCGGACTGGGCATTGCCGTACGTAAAGGGAATGAACCCTTATTAAAAGAGTTGAATAGCGCGCTTGAGGCATTAAAAACCAACGGCACCTGGCAGCAGATTAACCAGAAGTGGTTCCCGGAATAA
- the rlmC gene encoding 23S rRNA (uracil(747)-C(5))-methyltransferase RlmC, with protein sequence MHCALYDAGRCRSCQWLEKPYSQQLSDKQSLLEQLLQQMPVAEYLPPVTSAQQGFRNKAKMVVSGSVERPILGMVAREGEPVDLCDCPLYPASFTPVFEVLKPFIARAGLTPYNVARKRGELKFLLLTESSQGGMMLRFVLRSTSKLAQLRAALPWLQQQLPQLKVISANIQPIHMAILEGDEEIALTPEQALPEMFNQVPLYIRPQSFFQTNPQVAATLYATARAWVAELPVSSMWDLFCGVGGFGLHCATSEMQLTGIEINAEAIACARQSAQQLGLENVSFAALDSTQFATARVQVPQLVLVNPPRRGIGAELCDYLSQMAPDYILYSSCNPSSMAQDIAQLADYDVTRVQLFDMFPHTAHFEVLTLLIKKGGTA encoded by the coding sequence ATGCATTGCGCGCTTTATGATGCCGGTCGCTGTCGCTCGTGCCAGTGGCTGGAAAAACCCTATTCGCAACAGCTCAGCGATAAACAGTCGCTACTGGAGCAGTTGCTGCAGCAGATGCCGGTGGCTGAGTATCTCCCGCCGGTAACGTCTGCGCAGCAGGGGTTTCGTAATAAAGCCAAAATGGTGGTGAGTGGTAGCGTTGAGCGCCCCATTCTGGGGATGGTGGCGCGCGAGGGCGAGCCGGTTGATCTCTGTGATTGTCCGCTCTATCCCGCCAGCTTCACGCCTGTGTTTGAAGTACTCAAGCCTTTTATCGCGCGTGCCGGTTTAACCCCTTATAACGTGGCGCGTAAACGCGGTGAGCTAAAGTTCCTGCTGCTGACAGAGAGCTCACAAGGCGGGATGATGCTGCGTTTTGTGCTTCGCTCGACCAGCAAGCTGGCGCAGCTGCGCGCAGCGCTGCCTTGGCTCCAGCAGCAGTTGCCGCAGCTGAAGGTGATCTCTGCCAACATCCAGCCGATACATATGGCAATTTTAGAGGGCGATGAAGAGATTGCGCTAACGCCCGAGCAGGCGCTGCCAGAGATGTTTAATCAGGTGCCGCTGTATATTCGTCCACAGAGCTTCTTCCAGACCAACCCGCAGGTTGCCGCGACTCTGTACGCCACCGCGCGTGCGTGGGTCGCTGAACTGCCTGTCAGCAGCATGTGGGATCTGTTTTGTGGCGTGGGCGGGTTCGGTTTGCACTGTGCGACATCGGAGATGCAGCTTACTGGAATCGAGATTAATGCCGAAGCCATCGCCTGCGCACGGCAATCCGCGCAGCAATTAGGGCTGGAGAATGTGAGCTTTGCGGCACTGGATTCCACGCAATTTGCCACCGCGCGCGTACAGGTCCCGCAATTGGTGCTGGTCAATCCACCGCGTCGTGGCATTGGTGCCGAATTGTGTGATTATCTCAGCCAGATGGCCCCGGACTACATTCTCTATTCAAGTTGTAACCCGAGCAGCATGGCGCAGGATATTGCACAGCTGGCTGACTATGACGTCACGCGCGTGCAGTTGTTTGATATGTTCCCGCACACTGCGCATTTTGAAGTGCTGACGTTACTGATTAAGAAGGGTGGAACAGCGTAG
- a CDS encoding YbjO family protein, giving the protein MSETLKTPVLTSAPVAVMVAGIAIIATRCLSVLMLANELGYDEIANFVHRSAQAWDSTLIFIASQLIFLFELRCAFTLMRGSNRGRWGYVATQVIVLAYMLMASVGWIYPEIFSISGETNAQIVHHTLLQKVPDVMVLLMLFVPASSRAFFRGR; this is encoded by the coding sequence ATGTCGGAAACGCTAAAAACCCCCGTTTTAACGTCAGCGCCTGTGGCGGTCATGGTCGCGGGCATCGCGATCATTGCCACACGCTGTCTTAGCGTGCTGATGCTCGCCAACGAACTGGGGTACGACGAAATCGCTAATTTTGTCCATCGCAGTGCGCAAGCCTGGGACTCCACGCTGATTTTTATCGCCAGCCAGCTCATCTTTTTATTTGAACTGCGGTGCGCCTTTACCCTGATGCGCGGCAGTAATCGTGGTCGCTGGGGCTATGTCGCGACACAAGTCATTGTTCTGGCGTATATGTTGATGGCTTCCGTTGGCTGGATTTACCCGGAAATCTTCAGCATTTCCGGAGAGACCAATGCGCAGATCGTTCATCATACCTTGCTGCAGAAAGTGCCGGATGTGATGGTACTGCTGATGCTGTTTGTCCCGGCCAGCAGCCGCGCTTTTTTCCGTGGCCGGTGA